Sequence from the Syngnathus acus chromosome 13, fSynAcu1.2, whole genome shotgun sequence genome:
TATGGCATCAAACGTATTTTTATAGTTCGAACACCTTAAAGGTGACACGTTTTAAAagaatacccccccccccttagaAAAGCATTACCTAATGTCATTATACTATTGTAACCTACCATGATATATAACTGCTGAGCTATTCGAGAGCAGGGGTCACGGTTATGTAATCTAGGCAACAGAACACACTGTGTATCACTGACAAACTATGACACTGACTATTCAAAGTTGTCCTCCGAATTTGTGAGTGTTTATGTTCCTAGCACATTTGACGAATAGCCCAGTCTGCGATGACCCCCACCCCTATCCGCATTATCAGTCTAGATCAGTGAAGAAGCATcgccaaaacaaatgaaaaaagtgcAGCGTCATGCattataaaatcaaaataagtaCTTAATCACACTTTACACTGATTTAATTCCTGATACCTAATattaaaaaagttttaaagtAGAGAGATTCAAGTACAAAAATGGTATTTCGAGGAAAAAAACTGCATACAAATATatcttttaaattatttattttttgtgacactcattttatttctaagtATTGAAACAGACAAGGCGGATCATGCTACATCTCGAATGTAGCGAAAACATCAATTTTTCATTGCAAAAATCTCATGGCAACTTATTAGTGAAATTGGATGATTTTTAATTACTTGCTAGTGTACCACAGAACACTACACAAGATAAACTACTAGTACAGTTTGAATTATAGGATCTTCGTTTTCTGATTCCTCCTCTTAAGCTTCTGATGAACCACAGCAAGAGTCGTGAAGAAATTTCCCATGAACAGAATAAGGAAGCATAGGCTGCACAGCAAGACCTGGAATTAATTATAGAAAGAATGTGAATTACTGCTTTGGTTGATTTCCACGTTCTGAAACATAGATAATAAAGAGGCATTAAGACAATTAGAACTTATACATACCACTACCAAAAAAAGAGAGTATTAACGGTTGCAGTACGTGACTTTCAGATACAAAATCTTGATTTGATTTGCTCAAACATTGTAGCGTACTCCGAACGAGCTTTTTATCTTGAAAAGTAAACTTGGAAGTCCAAACTACATTTCAACTGCCTATATACCATTAGTAAGACGTGCTTTTGAATTAATGAGTCAAAATGTTTAACAAAAGCAATAAGAAAGAGTAAAAACTGGACTGTAAGAGTGCTGACCTGCCATTCTTTGCAGTCTGGGAGCTGAGCCATTCTGAAGAGAGAGAGGCTATTGAAGAGCTGCCAGAACTACAAGAAAACAAGTTTTAGAATGgtgtatgtttttatgtgaGACAAATACAACAAACTGGAAGACACCAAATGTTACAAAAGATATCAAACCTTAATTGAAGTTATCATGTAAACATGCAAGACATTCAATTGTCCAAACCATGACAAAGCATAATTGTTAATGCAAACTCATGCAGAACTTATTTGCGGATGTTCCAATGACAGTATACTCACATGACCGAAAAATAGGAAGGGCAAAAGAAATGTCAGTCCTTTCCACATCCAAGACTGAAATCCTTCTAAGAATCAAAATCAACATGTCAGCATTACattaaagttttaaaatgattttctaTGTGATGCAGACAGCATATTTATTCAACGACCATGACCTCACCCACGGTCAGATCCATGTTGTGTCTTTCTCCTAGTGTTCTGAGTCTGTATAGACATCCACTCTGATAATAACACTGCAGACATTGAACAAAACCTGCATGTTCATGAGCAGATGTTTAGATGACAGCGTCAGAAAGATTTGCTTTAATTTACTTTTCCAAAGACTTGACCTTACTTTGATACAGGGAGTAAGCCAGGAATTGGTTCCTGAATATCTTGTACAAGTTGCCATCTGGCCTTGAGTTAAGAAAGGAGGACATTTCAATCATGTagtgccaaaaaaaacacagttcaAAGATAGTCTGCATGTGTTTCACACATTTACTCACCATGTCAGCATTACACCAGACAAAAAAGCTGAGACGTAATGATGGAAAACCCACCAGCCTTTAATTCTGTAATGTTGGCAACACGGGGGGAAAttaatttgcaaaataaaattttttaaaagtcgAATTTCTTCCGAAGTACATATATATAGAGCTGACCTGGAGCCATTGGTAATGAGGATACTTTCCCTGATTGTTAATGTGCAGTAATACCACACTAGCAGGAAGTTGAGAATAGCATCAAGAAATCTGCAGACATGTTTAgaaattaaacacaaatgttccaCTGACATATGGGAAGGACATCATTTTTCTAGAAATGCTTACCTGTAGTTTGTAAAGAAATAGCACGTGAAGGAAAACAGCAGCAGGATGAACGTGAGGTACAGCTTGAACTTTTCATATTCATCTTTGTAGGCAAATCTGATGATgagttttcaaaatgttaaaagTAGAAATaactttttagaaaaaaaaaaaaacttactttAACTGTTTGCTGAGCAGAGTGACATTCACATTTCCTAGAACCAAACTGAGGTACAGCCTGCAATACAAAATCATATTGAATCACTCCTCCATTTTTAATATAACTAAGAATACAATGCAAGAATAtgatttgaactattttatgAGCAATAGGTTTTGATATTCATCTaaacttttgtattttttagcaAGGTTAGCTTGATTTTGTCACCCATTTTTCCTTGGAAGGAAGGCTTCCATTTCCAATAAAGCATTGGTTTGcatctttattttctcttttattcCACCAAGGACATCTTCTTCTGACTGTCCTTTGCTGCACCTGGTTGATGATATAAAAAGAACATCAGGGTTATCACCGACACATCTGAGTTCAAGTGCTTTGGTCAaagtttgtgtgttgttgtcagTTACTTTTTCACAAGAGATGACATCTCCTTGAGTCGTGTTTGGTGATGGCAAATGGAGGAAGAGCAGCTCTTTTGGAGTTTGGAAATCTCATCCAGTTTTTGTAGGTATAATCTGTGTGTCTCCTGATTGTCAACAAATACAACTTATGCTGTGCACAGTTAATGGATGTTGCTGATATTTCCTCTACAAAACTataaacatttaatatttaacaTGACGCAAAAGGTGTTGGTTATTTATGCTGACTTACCTGAGCATGCTGATACTCTTCTTCCAGACTTTCGCACTGCTGCAGGACATCTGTTAAACTTTGCGGCATTTTGGGAGTCATTTTCTATCCGCTTCAATTTACTCCAAATTATTGGcttcaaatgtaaatatgtatttttttcctccacattAAATGACTAGCACATAATGTGGCGAAGTATTATTCGTcagggtgtgtgtgtcattatcATGGATAGTTTATTGCACCGAGTGAACTTTGACTGGTATGCGTGTTGAAAATCCAGACATGGACATTGTGTAAAAGGTATTTCTCAGTTTAACTCAGTGTGCTATTATTAAACACACTAATGTTGAGTTGTTAATCTTGACAAAATCACATAGCATTAAATATATCATGGAAGACAGTAAGCCTCCaacattgataaaaaaaatgaaaagaaaactgaTCAGGGAGGCTGATCACAAGTTGCAGGAATTTCTGGCAAATGGGAAATTGTGACATGGtttgatgataaaaaaaaaaaaaaaaagtttgaactATTTGTTCGTAATTGTTAAAGCTAAATTTATATCATATTTTTTGGCTGGTTTTCTTTAGTAGAAACTGGGACCTTACCCTAACCTGTACCCAAATGAACTGGTCGCCAATCCGGGCAATTCACTACCTTTTGTATCCAGTATGGGGTGCTAGTGCGCCCTTATGGCAGCTTTCAAAGCACCAATGTGTTATTGACACAGCCCACGAAGAAGAGAAGCTCCTCATTACGCAAACATTGGACTTTCACACACAACTGATTGGACAAGGAAGCAACGGACTCACCGAAACGATAAATACTCTGCACACACATTTGGACATTTACCAACTAGATCCGGGACTGAAACGATCGATGTTTACATCTAGAAAGGACACTGCGAGATTCAGACCTGATAAGCTTGACCGGGATGCTTGCCATGTAATACAACGACTtcagaaatgtatttaaacGATTTGATGACGTTTGGGTACTCGTAACAGTTCGTGTGGTGCCTTCCCGGTAATTGTGGGGGAATGTATAGTGCTGCTGTTTACGTCCTGTCCACGGTGACGGGCTACGTCCTCACCTCCGCTCTCCTGCTCAAATGTCCTACTCTACTGCACcggaagaagaaggagaggtTCCATAGTAAGCATATTTCTCATCGTGGAGGTAAGTGAGTTGGGGTCATCGCTCCATTAAAGTCATTTAATTTGTGTGGTGATACAAGTACTCTACTCACACTCACTTAAgtataaaagtaaaataattggaaattgtttttgaaaatcaatgaagCTGCTTGAATTTAGTGTGTGAATTTATTAGAGTGTGCAGATGTTCCTAATATTGTGATACTCTTGTTTGCATTGTAGGAGCAGCAGAGAACCTTGAGAACACAATGGCGGCTTTCAAACAGTAAGTTGAACTTCGAACCACAGCGCCAGGTGAAAGTCTGCAGCTGAACAAGGTGTGTGCATTGGTCCTTACAGTGCCGTGGCTCTTGGTACAGACATGTTGGAGCTTGACTGTCACCTGACCAAGGATGAGCAGATTGTGGTGTCACATGACCCACATCTCCAGCGAGTAACTGGTATTAATGCCTACATTTCTGAAATGGCATACGCGGTAAGTAGCTGCTTTAgaacaaagttttttttttccaaaagaacacaaaaacaatcccTTTATAGCAAGTTTAATGTGTACATGTTCTTGTTGAACAAGACACACGTGCACAATCACCTTACCAACATAATAAACACTACTCATTCTGTTATTACTATAGTTATTACacattcgttctttttttgcatgttctaATGCGATCAAATGAATCTTTTCCTTCAATATTAGCTGTCATTTACTCACTCAATTGACCTCCAtgtttgacctttgaccttctCTGCTTTATGCTGTTTGCTCTGTGCAGGAGTTGCCACCATACCTCTGCAAGCTGCCTGTAACCTTTCAAAGGGGTGAGTGTCTTGGTCTGGGGCGCTCCCATGCACGCTCACTAGTCTGTCGGAGCAATTCATCAGACAGCCGCCACTGTTAAGCGATAAACATCCCACACAGGTTCTATTACataatgacaatttttttatatcgtCGGAGCGGCTTCGAACGTCACGTCGTCTGAAACTGACCCTGTTATCAACGTGTCCTTGTATGTACAGAGTGTATTTGCGAGGGCGGAGAGGACAAACGCATTCCTCTGCTCAAGGATGTTTTTGAAGCGTTTCCCAGCACCCCCGTCAACATTGACATCAAGGTCAACGACGACACGCTCATCAAGAAGGTGCCTGCGCGTGTACCGATGCTGCTCAAGAGCAAATTTGAAAGCCTACATTCAGATTAGGTTTACATATTTTCCGTATTTGTGTGGCAGGTATCCGAACTGGTTGTAAAATATGACAGAGAGCATCTTACGGTGTGGGGCAATGCCAGCAACCAAATAGTCAGGAAGTGTTACAAAGAGGTACGTATGTATGTCTGCTGCTTCCACATCACCCTTCAGTCAAAACAAATCGCTGTGAGACTTCCCAGTTATCGCTGAGCATCTTGGATTCATGTTTTGCAGAACCCTCGCATTCCTGTGTTTTTTAGCTCTCCCAGAGTGCTGCAGTTGTTGGGCCTCTTCTATACTGGCCTTCTCCCTTTTGTTCCCTTAAAGGAACAGTTCTTGGAGATTCCAATGCCCAATATTGCTAACAAGTAAGTATTATGTATGGAAAAGTAGACAGAATGTTTGTTTGGATATAAGACATAACCATTTTCTCCACATTTTGTTACAGTATCAcagtgttattattattgttgttgttattattattacagtatTACATCTTTATaagcttttttaaaactgttttgtAATTAATGTTTCAATGTACAGACGTTATGATCCAAAGAGAATAACCAAGAGTCAACGCCTCATCGCCTGGCTTGCAGACAGGTGAGTGACTTTTGCCAGTAAATAAATTATCATTGGACTTTGTCAGAATTAGCTACGCTTGACGTCATCCTTTGCTATTTTATCTGGTTTGCTAATGCACAATactattttttccctttgtaGCTTGTTGATGAGGAAAGCACTCTTCAAGCATCTCACTGCTCGGGGAATACAGGTGAGGATTGAGAACTGGCTGTATGGGAAAACCATATCACACAGTTATTTACCCATCCTGTCCTATATGTTACGAAATACCATAGTGTAAATACTACGGTTGCATCTGGTTTCAGGTGTACGTTTGGGTGCTGAATGATGAAGAAGACTTCCAAAGGGCATTTGACTTGGGAGCGACAGGAGTTATGACAGATTTCCCCACCAAGCTTAAAGACTACTTGGATCAAGATGGCCTTTCCAAGCTTCAGTGACTTTTCTGTGGCCGCATCAACAACCCCAATATCGAATAATTGTGTTTGAGCGAACGcgacacatttttaaacaaacagttaaagaaaaaaaatcaacggCGGCCGCCTATTAAATCAATACACCCATTTTCTGTAATTATCACAGGCAAAGGTTAATCATTTTACTTGCATGTATTTGTGATGTTTGTAGTACTCTTGCACTGCTTCTCAAATAGTTGATTTTACACGCAAAAACACCAGCAAACTAAGCTGGCAATCACAATTTACCTCACAACTGACAGTCCCATTTTTAAATCtgcctgcgtgtgtgcacTGATAACAATACTGAATTTCATTGAGTAACTTGGTCAGAATGGGAATTGAGCCACTGTCAGAGAGCATGGGTGACTGAGCATCTTGCGTTATCATCGAACgtgtttttttgccatttgctgTTAAGTGTTGTCAATTCagcttttatattcatttgtatttattgatggCGTACACACCTGTTTTATGATCTACTTGTATTGCAGATCTTAAAACAACTGAAATTTATGTATGTAAATGTAATGTATGTATATTATTTGTATGACTGGATGTGATTTTTGCATGCACACTTGATTATTCACTGGTGTTTTTGTGACTTGACCGTGATGTTgacaatttaattttgtcgtGTTTACACAAGTGACAAGAGGTTTGTGGTGTTTCACCGACATAATTATAAGTATATATTTTAGTAACAATAAAAGCCACGCGATCTATTTTGAAAGAAGTATTTTTCTCGTGTAAATATAATCGTACCACTGTAGAAACTGCTATTGGTATGGTAAATGGTATCAATTTAACACGAGTGACACCGCCACAGAAATTGGTATCGTTTTTTGCCACtagggggagagagagcgacATAAAGGAGTACGATGGTGAAGTACTGACAGCGAACGATGAGTCATGAGCAGTATAAACACGTTAAGGCTTACTTAATAAAAACTTAGTGTATGCCTGATGAAGAAAACGGTTCTTTATaattcttcatttaaaaaatgtatttcatttacGAGATGATTCGCTTAAACGTGAACCTAGAGTCAATAAACTCGTAGTTAACGAGCTTTCTTTCTAAACCAATGAGCGCAGTGTTGCTATGCTGTTTTACTTACATGATTGGCCTTTCAACATGCCAATCATTCTTCAATCCATCCCTTGCCAAAGATCTAACAGTCAAGTTGAAATAAGCAATCTTCATCGCcgacataaaaaaaacgttttgacGTTTTATGGCTATGAGATATGCCAGATGCGATTCAGTTACAGCCACCGTCGAttcttcattaaaataaaattgtatattttgtgATTGAAAATTAGCATTGCCTAGACCAAGGCAGTTGATGTTAGGGCTTTTAAAAGCAACAGATGTACTAATACAGCTTATGACACATTAATGTATGTCCAAATTTCGTATCAGCAAATCGGACTTAATGCTTTTCCAGGAATATATTGCATACACCAAATAACTATTTTTGCGTGTATGTTTACATACCACAAATGTTGCTGcaacgatttttttttgtatatactACTTCTTGTTTATAATTGTTATAGTTGTTTACAGCGAAGCCGACTGTCAGAGAGGGGAATTATCTTGCTCCGGCTGGCAATGTGTACACTcttttccttcctcctccaAACTGTGCTGGGCATCGTTGCGCGTCAAAACATTGCGTCTATGCACGACTTGCCAGCACGACTTGAGAGCAGAGACAAGAAGACGAGAGAATCTTTTTGCCTGGGAAGAAGCCCCaatacacatttaaaattGCCCTGCCACGAAGAAAACGAGGAGGTGCGACATTTTTAGTCTACGCGGAGGTTCCTTTTTCTCCCCCACAAAGGTAAAACTATTTGTCatggattgttttgttgtcactTTAGTGCATTTCTTGCTGCACACTGCATTTAATCACTGTTATTCTATGGAGATGATTCTAGTGTCGATGTCCGATCACAAAGTCTATGGTGCTTACAGATATTTATCAACACAATCGGCACTCTCCCCTAAAcacattatatatttattggcTCGTCCCTTAACTGtacattgatttatttagacTTTTAAGTGACGTTTACACTGCCATCCACTTCATCCTCACATGTTGTTTTGTGGCGTCCGTCCCGAGCGCGTGCGCCACCGTACGCGTGCACGCGGCCATTTGTCGTGAACGTTCCATTGCCTCGACCATACGTGATCGATGCAAGTTTGCCTATGGCCCTCTCACGTGACCTGTCAGGTCACTGCAGCTTTTCAAGTGAGTGTCGGGtggcaatgtgtgtgtgtttgggtgatTGTGTatgtcatgtgtgtgtgcgtgcatgtgcgcgcgcacacaggATTGCTGAGCTCAGGCATCCCTGCCATCTGGGCTCCGTGTGGTGGCTAAAGTTCTGGCCCAGATAAAGTGTGCCACTGCCTGTGACCTGATTCATACAGTCGGCAATCACACTGCAGGCTTTCAGCGAAACCACCAATTCACAATTTCTTGTGTTCATTGATGTGTAATTGTAACACCAAATGGTGACGCATAGGCCTTCCAGTGCACGTTTTGGGCAGGCTTTTCCAAAACGTTTCGAAGGGCTGCACAAGTTTGAAAACTTGCAGCCTCGTCATATTGCGTCATCGTGCAGCTATACCGATGTTATTAATCATATTGTCAGTCAAGAGTTTACCATTGTTTACGTAGCGGTTcttgtgaagccctttgaggcATTTATGTTAGgggatatttaaataaatttgtttatttcagtaGGGACAGATGCTACAatgtagaattttttttttttaaatgctataAATGAATGCTTATTTCCAGTGCCTGTCCCTTTAAGAAAAGCatacaataacaaataatattgTCACATTACAAGCATACATGCTTAAAACAAAAGGATACACATGATCACTGCATCTTCTGCTCTCACTCCAGCTATCTGCTCATAGCCACAACCTTTGATTTAGAAACACACTAAAACCGATGCCTCTGCACTTGTACTCAAGAAAATGTGTCCAATGCGATGACACCAACACTACGTCACCAGTCTGACAAATACTTTACAGCCATGTCAGCAGTGTACGGCAAACACTGATGACAACACCTTTAGCCGAATGCTAATTGATGCTCTGTGAATTGATTATGAAATCTGTTCGGCCAGTGATAGTGGCAGCACTTCTCCATATGAGTTATGGCCGAGTTTCTTGAGCATCATCACACTCGTGTGAGATATGCGGGGAGGAAAAGTGATGTCATTCTGCTGTATGCTTCTGGCCTGGGTAACACCGATTGGGGAACACGATTAAAGTCGGTGATTTGTGCTCGTGGGTGCAGCTCGTGCGCAGCATTAAACGCACGCTTCTACTTCTCTCTCTGTCACTGTCTGACTCGCGTGCCTCGCTTTGCCTCAATCGTCGGCGGCCGCGGCGGCATCAGTGGGTTATATAAGAAAGGTTTTTTTGTTGGGATATACAAGGGCCCTTTCGGCCAGGGAGACTCATGGCACGTAGCCCTTTGTGATGACACTCCGAAATGACCAGAACGGCCAGCGCTGTGACCTCAAACGATGCACGGTAGGACTGATGAATAGACAGTGGCAGCACAGCAAAAACTAATTCAATTGTGAGCCGAGGCCTTTAGACAAAGAGAACACAAGCGGGTGGAGGGGGGGCGAAAATAGACAATGATCGGAAGTGGACAAACACCAATATGACAATCTAAGGTTCTGTTTGGCAGCAATCATAGcttctgacattttttccCTGTATCATTTTCCACTGTGAaaactttttaaattcaaagccaatttacaaatgcattgatataaacaaacacataaaGATCAAGCTGTATCATTTTGAGCCATGACAATGCTACGACATTGGAAAACTGTCGACCCTGACTATAACTGGGTCCAGGTGTCCCAACTCCTCAGCAACGTTTTATTGCTACTCCTCAGGGAGTCAGAGGCGTTAAGCAGCGTATTGTGAATCTACCCTCGGGTGCTCTACCAGCTGGACATGCATGGAAC
This genomic interval carries:
- the LOC119132779 gene encoding ion channel TACAN-like; the protein is MTPKMPQSLTDVLQQCESLEEEYQHAQETHRLYLQKLDEISKLQKSCSSSICHHQTRLKEMSSLVKKCSKGQSEEDVLGGIKEKIKMQTNALLEMEAFLPRKNGLYLSLVLGNVNVTLLSKQLKFAYKDEYEKFKLYLTFILLLFSFTCYFFTNYRFLDAILNFLLVWYYCTLTIRESILITNGSRIKGWWVFHHYVSAFLSGVMLTWPDGNLYKIFRNQFLAYSLYQSFVQCLQCYYQSGCLYRLRTLGERHNMDLTVEGFQSWMWKGLTFLLPFLFFGHFWQLFNSLSLFRMAQLPDCKEWQVLLCSLCFLILFMGNFFTTLAVVHQKLKRRNQKTKIL
- the gdpd1 gene encoding lysophospholipase D GDPD1 isoform X1, coding for MLAIAAVYVLSTVTGYVLTSALLLKCPTLLHRKKKERFHSKHISHRGGAAENLENTMAAFKHAVALGTDMLELDCHLTKDEQIVVSHDPHLQRVTGINAYISEMAYAELPPYLCKLPVTFQRECICEGGEDKRIPLLKDVFEAFPSTPVNIDIKVNDDTLIKKVSELVVKYDREHLTVWGNASNQIVRKCYKENPRIPVFFSSPRVLQLLGLFYTGLLPFVPLKEQFLEIPMPNIANKRYDPKRITKSQRLIAWLADSLLMRKALFKHLTARGIQVYVWVLNDEEDFQRAFDLGATGVMTDFPTKLKDYLDQDGLSKLQ
- the gdpd1 gene encoding lysophospholipase D GDPD1 isoform X2, which translates into the protein MYSAAVYVLSTVTGYVLTSALLLKCPTLLHRKKKERFHSKHISHRGGAAENLENTMAAFKHAVALGTDMLELDCHLTKDEQIVVSHDPHLQRVTGINAYISEMAYAELPPYLCKLPVTFQRECICEGGEDKRIPLLKDVFEAFPSTPVNIDIKVNDDTLIKKVSELVVKYDREHLTVWGNASNQIVRKCYKENPRIPVFFSSPRVLQLLGLFYTGLLPFVPLKEQFLEIPMPNIANKRYDPKRITKSQRLIAWLADSLLMRKALFKHLTARGIQVYVWVLNDEEDFQRAFDLGATGVMTDFPTKLKDYLDQDGLSKLQ